A single region of the Triplophysa rosa unplaced genomic scaffold, Trosa_1v2 scaffold239_ERROPOS184751, whole genome shotgun sequence genome encodes:
- the LOC130550118 gene encoding uncharacterized protein LOC130550118 isoform X1, whose protein sequence is MFSGFYSPYFIVPKKGGGLRRILDLRVLNRHLHKLPFRMVTQKRILTSVRRQDWFMAIDLKDAYFHVSILPRHRPFLWFAFEGRAYQYRVLPFGLSLSPRVFTKVVEAALLPLREEGVRVLNYLDDWLILAHLQDLLCTHRDLVLRHLDRLGLQVNWEKSKLSPAQSISFLGMELDSISMTACLVSVTLPEAFQAASGLPETISEAPGAHGILGGGGPPRVDVHVTAPTLATESSSLESVAHQQQAYGHHAFLPAHPDPLVVYSLPTGGGPPRAGIKTRRGNDGCLPSGLGCCVQRARSVGAVEGPPPALAYQLPRVVGCATCTEEVPTLRTGQARAGPVGQHSCRGVYQPPGWCSFTAANTTRPTPPPVESAGDQLPASHTHPG, encoded by the coding sequence atgttcagcgggttctacagcccgtacttcattgtccccaagaaaggcggagggttgcgccgtatcttggatctgcgtgttctgaacagacacctacacaagctgcctttcaggatggtcacgcagaagcgcatcctgacgtccgtcaggcgtcaggactggttcatggcaatcgacctgaaggacgcgtactttcatgtctcgatcctccctcgacaccggccgttcctgtggttcgcgttcgagggacgggcatatcagtacagggtcctccccttcggtctgtccctgtctccacgagtctttacgaaggtcgtggaagccgccctccttcccctcagggaagaaggtgtgcgggtactcaactatctcgacgactggctcatcttggctcacttgcaagatctgttgtgtacacacagggacctggtgctccggcacctagatcggttgggactacaggtcaactgggaaaagagcaagctctcccctgcgcagagcatctcctttctcggtatggaactcgactccatctccatgacagcgtgcctggtcagtgttacactgcctgaagcatttcaggcagccagcggtctccctgaaacaatttcagaggctcctggggcacatggcatcctcggcgggggtggtccccctcgggtcgatgtacatgtgaccgctccaacactggctacagagtcgagttccttggagagcgtggcacaccagcagcaggcgtatggtcatcacgcctttctgccggcgcaccctgaccccttggtcgtctatagccttcctacgggagggggtccccctagggcaggtatcaagacacgtcgtggtaatgacggatgcctcccttcagggctggggtgctgtgtgcaacgggcacgcagtgtcggggcagtggaagggcccccgcctgcgttggcatatcaactgcctagagttgtgggctgtgctacttgcactgaagaggttccaacccttcgtacagggcaggcacgtgctggtccggtcggacagcacagctgccgtggcgtatatcaaccaccagggtggtgttcgttcacggcagctaacacgactcgcccgacgcctcctcctgtggagtcagcaggtgatcagctccctgcgagccatacacatcccgggtga